GATTTACCTTTATCAACAAAATACCCCTTTCCAGAGGCCTTGGAAGCAGCTCGGCGGTGATTGTGAGTGCTATTGCTGCTGCATATGCGATGGCGGGCGTTGCTATTCCCAGGGAAAAACTCCTGAACCTCGCTCTTATTTATGAACCCCATCCGGACAACATCACTCCTGCGGTAATGGGTGGATTCAATGTGGCAGTTGTTGAGAATAACAAAGTGTATAGCCTAAAAAAAGAGATCCCTAAAAATCTCAAAGCTGTCGTGGTGATCCCCAACAGGCCTATTTCTACGGCCCATTCACGAACAAAACTACCCAAGCGCTTTCCTATGAGCGATGTAGTCTATAACGTTTCTCGCAGTTCACTTCTTACAGCGGCCTTTTTTAGTGAAAATTGGGAGATGCTCCGCATCGCTTCGATGGACAAACTGCATCAAGATATCCGGATGCGTGGATTGCCTGAGCTTTTTGAACTGCAAAAGCTGGCCTTGCAAAAGGGTGCTTTGATGAGCACTCTTTCTGGCAGTGGTTCCACCTTTTTCAATCTGTGTTATGAATCTAGAGCCAAAGAACTTGCTAAGGTTTTAAAGGATCGATTTACGAAATATCAGGTCAAGATACTCGATTTTGATAATGAGGGATTGATTATTGAAGAGTAGTTTTGGTAAAAAGCTATTTTTTGATATAATTAGCCCCAATGTCAAAGCCAGTAAGAATGTGCATACATTGCAGAAAAAGAGAGCCGCAAGAGAAGCTGATAAGAGTGCAATGTATAGAAAAGAAAATTACTCGTTACCAGGGGGTTGGAAGAAGCTTTTATATATGCAATTCCTGCTTGGATGACAAAAAACTGCAAAAAAGCCTCGCTCGAATCTGTAAAATAGATCCAATTTCGGCTTTGAAAATGTTAAAGGAGATTGTAGATAATGGATAAAGTTCGAATCCATGAGA
This region of Nitratiruptor sp. YY08-10 genomic DNA includes:
- the thrB gene encoding homoserine kinase, giving the protein MIISVPATSANLGPGFDTLGLALDLRNIVKIKKSRFFSISIKGEGANNVRLKGNNLFISIFNEHYRKLVGHTDKFRFTFINKIPLSRGLGSSSAVIVSAIAAAYAMAGVAIPREKLLNLALIYEPHPDNITPAVMGGFNVAVVENNKVYSLKKEIPKNLKAVVVIPNRPISTAHSRTKLPKRFPMSDVVYNVSRSSLLTAAFFSENWEMLRIASMDKLHQDIRMRGLPELFELQKLALQKGALMSTLSGSGSTFFNLCYESRAKELAKVLKDRFTKYQVKILDFDNEGLIIEE
- a CDS encoding DUF448 domain-containing protein; amino-acid sequence: MCIHCRKREPQEKLIRVQCIEKKITRYQGVGRSFYICNSCLDDKKLQKSLARICKIDPISALKMLKEIVDNG